From the genome of Pieris rapae chromosome 5, ilPieRapa1.1, whole genome shotgun sequence, one region includes:
- the LOC111003527 gene encoding sodium channel protein para isoform X33 produces the protein MSEDLDSISEEEQSLFRPFTRESLAVIEARIAEEHAKQKELEKKRAEGETDLGRTKKKKEVRYDDEDEDEGPQPDATLEQGLPLPVRMQGSFPPELSSTPLEDIDPFYQNQTTFVVISKGRDIFRFSATDALWMLDPFNPIRRVAIYILVHPLFSLFIITTILVNCILMIMPTTPTVESTEVIFTGIYTFESAVKVMARGFILQPFTYLRDAWNWLDFVVIALAYVTMGIDLGNLAALRTFRVLRALKTVAIVPGLKTIVGAVIESVKNLRDVIILTMFSLSVFALMGLQIYMGVLTQKCVKVFPEDGSWGNLTDENWERFCQNETNWYSENDDYPLCGNSSGAGTCEPGYICLQGYGPNPNYGYTSFDTFGWAFLSAFRLMTQDYWENLYQLVLRSAGSWHVLFFVVIIFLGSFYLVNLILAIVAMSYDELQKKAEEEEQAEEEALREAEQKAAARADKQEAREQHAREQAAAAEAAAYAEAHPAKSPSDFSCQSYELFVNQERGNQDDNTRERMSLRSDPFQDSVSTQPTHKPANDTHHDTARRQRKVSMASLSLPGSPFNLRRGSRGSHQMALRPNGRNRYPPGADRKPLVLSTYLDAQEHLPYADDSNAVTPMSEENGAIIIPVYYANLGSRHSSYTSHQSRLSYTSHGDLLGGKAQTKEAKLRGRSASRNHSITSQPHAYALPRQESSLVSRPLREYEVSTTECTDEAGKVLKQSNDNPFIESSQQPNVVDMRDVMVLNEIIEQAGRQSRASEQNVSVYYFSTAEDDDEGPTFKERLLEWLMKGIDFFCVWDCCWLWLEFQKYVALLVFDPFVELFITLCIVVNTLFMALDHHDMDKDMERALKSGNYFFTATFGIEAMLKLIAMSPKYYFQEGWNIFDFIIVALSLLELGLEGVQGLSVLRSFRLLRVFKLAKSWPTLNLLISIMGRTMGALGNLTFVLCIIIFIFAVMGMQLFGKNYVDYVDRFPGGELPRWNFTDFMHSFMIVFRVLCGEWIESMWDCMLVGDVSCIPFFLATVVIGNLVVLNLFLALLLSNFGSSSLSTPTADQDTNKIAEAFNRISRFIDWVKKNAADFLKIVKSKLTNQIAIHAPERVDNELELGADIEDGVLFKDKKLKDQVEVAIGDGMEFTIPGDNKYKKGNILMNNINAITDNHTDNRINCEINHHGYPIQDDDTISQKSYGSHKIRSFKDESHKGSADTIDGEEKKDASKEELGLEEEMIEEEEDGKLDGLAKIDIKVAADEDVVDLTPADCCPEPCYARFPFLAGDDESPFWQGWATLRLKTFRLIENTYFETAVITMILLSSLALALEDVHLPHRPILQDILYYMDRIFTVIFFIEMLIKWLALGFQKYFTNAWCWLDFIIVMLSLVNHGAVMAGADDIPAFRSMRTLRALRPLRAVSRWEGMRVVVNALVQAIPSIFNVLLVCLIFWLIFAIMGVQLFAGKYFKCVDMNHTTLSHEIIPDRNACILENYTWENSPMNFDHVGKAYLCLFQVATFKGWIQIMNDAIDSREVGRQPIRETNIYMYLYFVFFIIFGSFFTLNLFIGVIIDNFNEQKKKAGGSLEMFMTEDQKKYYNAMKKMGSKKPLKAIPRPRWRPQAIVFEIVTDKKFDMIIMLFIGFNMLTMTLDHYQQTETFSQILDYLNMIFIVIFSSECLLKIFALRYHYFVEPWNLFDFVVVMFSILSLVLSDIIEKYFVSPTLLRVVRVAKVGRVLRLVKGAKGIRTLLFALAMSLPALFNICLLLFLVMFIFAIFGMSFFMHVKNKGGLDDVYNFKTFVQSMILLFQMSTSAGWDGVLDGIINEEECDLPDNERGYPGNCGSATIGITYLLSYLVISFLIVINMYIAVILENYSQATEDVQEGLTDDDYDMYYEIWQRFDPEGTQYIRYEQLSDFLDVLEPPLQIHKPNKYKIISMDIPICRGDMMFCVDILDALTKDFFARKGNPIEEPGDIVGRPGEVGYEPVSSTLWRQREEYCARLIQHAWRRHRRAHSPAGEGVGGDGSGGECSAGGAETAVLLDSSGGSAHRVVLQGGGESPRPPEPAPPPAPV, from the exons ATGTCCGAAGACTTGGACTCGATCAGCGAGGAAGAACAAAGTTTGTTCCGACCTTTCACTAGAGAGTCATTGGCCGTTATCGAAGCCCGCATAGCTGAGGAGCATGCCAAGCAAAAAGAACTCGAAAAGAAACGCGCTGAAGGCGAG ACCGATTTGGGGCGgacgaaaaagaaaaaagaa GTGCGTTACGATGACGAGGACGAAGACGAAGGTCCTCAACCGGACGCGACCCTCGAGCAGGGTCTACCCCTGCCCGTACGGATGCAGGGATCCTTCCCCCCTGAACTATCCTCCACGCCTCTCGAAGACATCGATCCGTTCTACCAAAATCAAACC ACATTCGTAGTCATAAGCAAGGGTAGAGATATCTTCAGATTTTCGGCGACAGATGCGTTATGGATGTTGGATCCGTTCAACCCGATAAGGAGGGTCGCTATATACATACTTGTACATCCTCTTTTCTCTCTGTTCATCATTACAACGATCCTTGTCAATTGTATCTTAATGATAATGCCGACGACGCCAACCGTCGAAAGTACTGA AGTTATCTTTACCGGAATCTACACGTTTGAATCGGCGGTGAAAGTAATGGCCAGGGGTTTCATTCTACAGCCATTCACATACCTTAGAGATGCATGGAATTGGCTTGACTTCGTAGTTATAGCTTTAGC TTATGTGACGATGGGCATAGATCTCGGCAACTTGGCCGCTCTTAGAACGTTCAGAGTTCTCCGAGCGCTGAAGACTGTGGCCATCGTACCGG GGTTGAAGACTATCGTTGGTGCTGTCATAGAGTCTGTGAAAAATCTTCGCGATGTGATTATTTTGACAATGTTCTCGCTATCTGTATTTGCGTTAATGGGCCTACAAATCTACATGGGAGTGTTAACGCAGAAATGTGTAAAGGTATTCCCCGAAGACGGCAGTTGGGGCAACCTGACTGATGAGAACTGGGAGAGATTTTGTCAAAACGAAA cGAACTGGTATAGTGAAAATGACGACTATCCATTATGCGGGAACTCATCAGGAGCAGG AACATGTGAACCAGGCTACATATGTTTACAAGGGTACGGACCAAACCCAAACTACGGCTACACGAGTTTCGACACGTTCGGTTGGGCGTTTCTATCAGCTTTCAGATTGATGACGCAAGATTACTGggaaaatttatatcaactg GTTCTAAGGTCGGCTGGTTCATGGCACGTGCTGTTCTTCGTTGTGATCATTTTCCTCGGCTCTTTCTATCTCGTCAACTTGATCTTGGCCATCGTCGCCATGTCATACGACGAGTTGCAGAAGAAAGCAGAGGAGGAGGAACAGGCTGAAGAAGAAGCACTAAGG GAAGCGGAACAAAAGGCAGCGGCTCGAGCGGATAAGCAAGAAGCGAGGGAACAACACGCTCGCGAGCAAGCCGCCGCGGCGGAAGCAGCCGCATACGCCGAAGCACATCCTGCCAAGTCTCCCAGTGACTTCTCCTGCCAGAGCTACGAGTTGTTCGTCAACCAGGAGAGGGGCAATCAGGATGACAATACGAGGGAACGCATGTCCCTTCGTAGCGACCCCTTCCAGGATTCGGTGAGCACTCAGCCCACGCACAAGCCTGCCAACGACACCCACCACGACACAGCACGCCGGCAGAGGAAGGTCAGCATG GCTTCTTTATCACTACCTGGATCACCGTTCAATTTGCGACGCGGTTCCCGAGGATCTCATCAAATGGCGTTGAGACCGAACGGAAGGAATAGGTATCCACCGGGAGCCGATCGGAAACCACTTGTTTTATCAACATACTTGGACGCACAGGAACATCTGCCTTATGCTGATGACTCAAATGCAGTCACGCCCATGTCAGAGGAGAACGGCGCTATTATAATACCAGTCTACTATGCGAACTTGG GATCAAGACATTCCTCCTATACATCACACCAGTCTAGGCTATCATATACGTCGCACGGCGATCTCTTAGGGGGAAAAGCTCAAACCAAGGAGGCCAAACTTAGAGGGCGATCGGCATCCAGGAACCACAGCATTACTTCCCAACCTCACGCCTACGCGCTGCCCAGACAAGAGTCGTCGCTGGTATCTCGACCATTAAGAGAATAT gaAGTAAGTACAACGGAATGTACTGATGAGGCTGGCAAAGTTTTGAAACAATCAAATGATAATCCGTTCATTGAGTCATCACAGCAGCCAAATGTCGTTGATATGAGAG aTGTTATGGtactaaatgaaataattgaacaAGCTGGAAGGCAAAGTAGAGCGAGCGAGCAAAATG TGTCAGTATACTACTTCTCAACAGCTGAAGATGACGATGAAGGGCCCACATTCAAGGAGCGACTCCTGGAGTGGCTCATGAAAGGGATAGACTTCTTCTGTGTGTGGGATTGCTGCTGGTTATGGCTCGAGTTTCAGAAATACGTCGCACTCTTGGTGTTCGATCCGTTTGTAGAACTGTTCATCACGTTGTGTATCGTGGTCAATACTCTGTTTATGGCACTGGACCATCACGACATGGACAAAGATATGGAAAGAGCGTTGAAAAGTGGTAATTAT TTTTTCACGGCTACGTTCGGTATTGAAGCGATGCTAAAATTAATAGCAATGAGTCCCAAATATTACTTTCAAGAAGGATGGAACATATTCGACTTTATCATTGTGGCCTTATCATTATTGGAATTAGGACTGGAAGGGGTTCAGGGTTTGTCAGTATTGCGTTCATTCCGATTG CTTCGAGTATTCAAATTGGCAAAGTCATGGCCGACTCTTAATTTACTCATCTCTATAATGGGTAGGACGATGGGTGCCTTGGGCAACCTGACCTTCGTATTGTGcatcattattttcatatttgccGTGATGGGTATGCAACTATTCGGGAAAAATTATGTGG ATTACGTAGACCGTTTTCCTGGTGGAGAGCTCCCAAGGTGGAACTTCACGGATTTCATGCACAGTTTCATGATAGTATTCCGAGTATTATGTGGAGAATGGATAGAGAGTATGTGGGATTGCATGCTGGTTGGAGATGTTTCTTGTATACCTTTCTTCTTGGCAACGGTCGTTATTGGCAATCTTGTG GTACTTAACCTCTTCTTGGCCCTGTTACTGTCAAATTTTGGTTCGTCAAGTCTATCGACGCCAACAGCCGATCAGGACACGAACAAAATCGCGGAGGCTTTTAATAGAATATCCCGATTTATCGATTGGGTCAAAAAAAACGCAgccgattttttaaaaatagtcaaAAGCAAATTGACGAATCAGATTGCTATCCACGCTCCGG AACGAGTCGACAATGAACTGGAATTGGGTGCCGATATCGAAGACGGGGTTTTATTCAAAGACAAGAAACTAAAAGATCAAGTGGAGGTAGCTATAGGTGACGGAATGGAATTTACGATACCAG GcgacaataaatataaaaaaggaaatatattgatgaataatattaatgctaTAACGGATAATCATACTGACAATCGAATTAACTGTGAAATAAATCATCATGGTTATCCGATACAG GATGATGATACAATTAGTCAAAAATCTTATGGTAGTCATAAAATAAGATCATTTAAAGACGAAAGTCATAAAGGATCTGCGGATACGATAGACGGAGAAGAAAAGAAAGACGCAAGTAAAGAAGAATTAGGTTTAGAagaag AAATGATTGAAGAAGAGGAGGATGGAAAACTTGATGGCTTAgcaaaaatagatataaaggTGGCCGCAGACGAGGATGTAGTGGACCTCACACCAGCAGACTGTTGTCCAGAACCTTGCTATGCGCGCTTCCCCTTCTTAGCTGGAGATGACGAGTCTCCATTTTGGCAAGGCTGGGCAACCCTTAGACTGAAAACCTTCcgattaatagaaaatacctATTTCGAAACGGCTGTGATAACAATGATTTTACTTAGTAGTTTGGCATTG GCGTTAGAAGATGTCCATCTACCACATCGACCAATTCTTCAAGACATCTTATATTACATGGATCGTATATTCACagtaatattctttattgaGATGTTAATCAAATGGTTAGCTCTCGGATTTCAGAAGTACTTCACCAACGCCTGGTGCTGGCTCGATTTCATTATTGTCATG TTGTCACTCGTTAACCACGGAGCGGTGATGGCCGGAGCGGACGACATCCCAGCGTTTCGGTCCATGCGCACTTTGCGAGCTCTACGACCTCTCCGTGCCGTCTCCAGATGGGAGGGCATGCGC GTTGTTGTAAACGCGTTAGTACAAGCCATTCCATCCATCTTCAACGTACTGCTCGTATGTCTTATCTTCTGGCTAATTTTCGCTATTATGGGAGTTCAACTGTTTgctggaaaatattttaag tgtGTCGACATGAACCATACAACACTGAGCCATGAAATAATTCCCGATCGTAACGCGTGCATTTTGGAAAATTACACATGGGAAAATTCACCGATGAACTTCGATCACGTCGGAAAAGCTTACCTATGTTTGTTCCAAGTGGCCACGTTCAAAGGCTGGATACAAATCATGAATGATGCTATCGACTCGCGAGAG gTCGGCCGCCAACCAATCAGAGAAACTAATATCTACATGTACCTGTACTTCgtgttctttattatatttgggtCTTTCTTCACCCTTAACCTATTTATAGGAGTAATCATTGACAACTTTAACGAACAAAAGAAAAAGGCTGGTGGAAGTCTTGAAATGTTCATGACTGAGGATCAGAAGAAATATTACAATGCTATGAAGAAAATGGGATCCAAGAAACCGTTGAAAGCTATCCCAAGACCAAGA TGGCGACCACAAGCGATAGTATTCGAGATTGTGACGGATAAGAAGTTCGACATGATTATCATGTTGTTCATCGGTTTCAATATGTTAACGATGACACTAGATCACTATCAACAAACAGAAACGTTCAGCCAGATCCTGGATTATCTAAATATGATCTTCATCGTTATATTTAGTTCAGAGTGTCTgttgaaaatatttgcattgCGCTATCACTATTTCGTTGAACCTTGGAATCTATTTGATTTCGTCGTTGTCATGTTTTCTATTCTCA GTCTGGTGTTAAGTGACATTAttgagaaatattttgtatctcCAACTTTGTTGAGAGTAGTGAGAGTGGCAAAAGTTGGTAGAGTGTTGCGTCTTGTAAAAGGAGCTAAGGGTATTAGAACTCTACTGTTTGCCTTAGCGATGTCACTACCCGCTCTTTTCAATATCTGTTTACTACTTTTCTtggtcatgtttatttttgcGATATTTGGAATGTCGTTCTTTATGCACGTTAAAAATAAAGGAGGCCTTGATGACGTCTACAACTTCAAGACTTTCGTGCAGAGTATGATTCTACTCTTCCAG ATGTCAACGTCAGCGGGTTGGGATGGCGTTTTAGATGGAATAATCAACGAAGAAGAGTGTGATTTACCAGATAACGAACGAGGGTATCCCGGTAACTGTGGTTCTGCGACCATTGGGATCACGTACTTACTGTCTTATTTGGTCATATCTTTCCTAATCGTTATCAACATGTACATTGCCGTCATTCTCGAGAATTACTCTCAG GCGACCGAAGACGTGCAAGAAGGTTTGACCGACGACGACTACGACATGTACTATGAAATTTGGCAAAGATTCGATCCGGAAGGAACTCAGTACATCCGCTACGAGCAACTGTCAGACTTCCTCGACGTCCTCGAACCGCCACTACAGATTCACAAAccgaataaatacaaaatcatatCTATGGATATTCCGATCTGTCGCGGCGACATGATGTTCTGCGTGGACATCCTGGACGCCCTGACGAAAGACTTCTTTGCCCGAAAGGGCAACCCTATCGAGGAGCCCGGAGACATCGTGGGTCGGCCGGGCGAGGTCGGCTATGAGCCGGTGTCCTCGACGCTATGGCGACAACGCGAGGAGTACTGCGCGAGGCTGATCCAGCACGCTTGGCGGCGGCATCGGCGCGCGCATTCGCCTGCCGGAGAGGGCGTGGGCGGGGACGGCTCGGGTGGCGAGTGCAGCGCGGGCGGCGCCGAGACGGCCGTGCTGCTAGACTCTTCGGGCGGCAGTGCGCACCGTGTGGTGCTGCAGGGAGGTGGAGAGTCTCCTCGCCCGCCCGAGCCGGCGCCGCCGCCCGCGCCCGTCTGA